Proteins encoded together in one Pseudomonas arsenicoxydans window:
- a CDS encoding NEL-type E3 ubiquitin ligase domain-containing protein — MSLQPTHQPIPALRPEQQSIFFDLVKSNTPAWLLAASAPLRAELYESLNASHRSRSEVSSLLKTLQSPEDFCTPLLAKAMSDKLGAPLEVAGVVFQHVRSTSSLLGLRRKLVLPIDRDLLSAACENFELSETLPGNYNDTSLLYIPEKITGHAAKKLSIKPHEFAGLCRTLDLGKQYQTHLKNLFEPVSERHELRDKYIAHARNSFEVSRHAAFMQKHISAQVHQALKAVTSRQPVTLGNNTLGYQALKLFGVTLNGAMFIGPVKKHDDDDNRCVVYLPGDPLHPLKEFASFTDFEVELSRRLRHDGYRRWFMRYIKLAERSAFLKNLDEKLLSPNTSPLPRHTVYVSLSGDDITGDIFQQTFRQYSDQVMADARILIVPTDDEDEKSRLERLQTYASIGINLVLFGASFLPVVGEVLLTVTAVQLLSQVYEGIASWSRGEMEEATDYLFDTVENLILMAAFAAGTAAAASAYRTIRASLFIEGLRKVTCADSRSRLWKPDLSPYQQSRKLPRGSAPDTRGLHWADGQAYLPIDTAVYAVRPKTGTDLWEVLAPQGAGETYNPVLETNDVGAWRHDSELLQEWDRLKLFRRFGYSRDDVPDNTAAQIIAVCGIEDAVLRQAHISRSHPPALLVDTVHRFRADAAVTRFIEQMKEPSSASLADPDLQLHLLTTSERWPGNAAIKVVNAAGGRVSFHGAANAQAGETLSLNQDALDKGRLHTSLLSALSSGQCEHLLNTKTTDVAAQGKALTTIIAEQAERNRPGLFTRIYQRTEAPNNARVAVLMKRFEGLPAAVADELVRHAESGEWDELDDDKVPLRLAEEASRFLQQVRVSRAYEGLYLSAAGGSYTDRLVLDTLEQLPGWTGNVRVQIGESSGHHNTSTSIGVANAAEKVQVNVHADRYSVFVDTTTPSTTFSQRTRDHYFQALWHGLSARRKTLLGVHADDAGAALRAKITERALQRRQAVAQLMDDQPSRPGYTSPMRLADRPLAMPSTGHSNSLAIIASHDVLVRRALELYPLHSPRQIHALLNVMGTNVILALKKLEAMRQEFLAIRENLSRWVNRQTWHQAPDGPRLEVPKLSKSSAAQAIIRSWRKEPEVIQSGEHLLGTLTFSAQPLGELPVIIGDFSHIGRLVMDRVGASAGLNHFLKNFDNLRTLSLRGNHLTRLPQALTTMSRLVDLDLSNNLIQLTPASQAQLAGMTSLQSMNLAFNPSLTRAPDVSRMQHLERLNLQGAGINQWPAGALDLPRLRELDLRDNRIDTLPDEVLKGNPLPNKGTNLHGNPLSPDTLKGISSYQQRTGVSLGIIASEYRRLNTHSVTDATQVAPWLTGLDVAKAQTRRGLWASLQAYPDSRGFFNVIARLSDIADYKRLYSDFSQRIWNVLEAAGEDDRLRRALFRLARLGRVSADGYSASFSEMEVLVLCYRANTAAATGAASLEQQLIGLLRGLFRLQEVERFALADINTRSGSQQKSYEHALEISLAYRVGLSERLGLPSQPRTMTSPWNVEVTPAMLERGCQAVLTTERSSALLEWIIDQRFWVEYLESAHQDQFFAISDRSAQAFAQLEGQFELTREVASARMNALIDNFKNERRDLLRQLTAPALARHRAPEVPSTSSSSGVSR, encoded by the coding sequence ATGTCTCTTCAGCCCACCCATCAACCCATTCCAGCCTTGAGGCCAGAGCAACAGAGCATTTTTTTTGATCTGGTTAAAAGCAATACCCCTGCCTGGCTTCTGGCTGCATCAGCCCCATTGCGAGCTGAGCTGTATGAAAGCCTCAATGCCAGCCATCGCTCACGCAGCGAGGTGTCTAGCCTCCTCAAAACCCTTCAATCCCCTGAAGATTTCTGTACTCCGTTACTGGCCAAAGCCATGTCCGACAAGCTGGGCGCGCCGCTGGAAGTGGCGGGTGTGGTCTTTCAGCACGTACGGTCGACCTCAAGCCTGCTGGGCCTTCGTCGAAAACTGGTGCTGCCGATTGACCGTGATTTACTGTCCGCTGCCTGTGAAAATTTTGAACTCAGCGAAACGTTGCCGGGAAACTACAACGACACTTCGTTGCTATACATTCCTGAAAAAATCACCGGGCACGCCGCCAAAAAACTGTCGATAAAGCCCCATGAGTTTGCCGGATTGTGCCGGACACTGGATTTAGGAAAGCAATACCAGACTCATCTTAAGAACCTGTTTGAACCTGTATCCGAGCGTCACGAACTACGCGACAAATACATTGCACATGCCCGGAACAGTTTTGAAGTCAGCAGGCATGCGGCGTTCATGCAAAAACATATCAGTGCGCAAGTGCATCAAGCGTTGAAGGCGGTGACGAGCCGGCAACCTGTCACGCTGGGTAATAACACGCTGGGATATCAGGCTTTGAAGCTGTTTGGTGTGACGCTCAATGGCGCGATGTTCATCGGCCCCGTCAAAAAGCATGACGATGACGATAACCGGTGCGTCGTGTATCTGCCGGGTGACCCGCTGCATCCGCTGAAAGAATTCGCATCGTTCACCGATTTCGAAGTCGAGTTGAGTCGGCGATTGCGACACGACGGGTATCGTCGATGGTTCATGCGCTACATCAAGCTCGCCGAACGTTCGGCTTTCCTGAAAAACCTTGATGAAAAATTACTCTCGCCAAACACCTCGCCGCTTCCTCGCCATACGGTGTATGTGTCGTTATCCGGTGACGACATTACGGGCGATATTTTCCAACAGACCTTTCGCCAGTATTCGGACCAGGTCATGGCGGATGCCCGAATTCTGATTGTTCCAACGGATGATGAAGACGAAAAGTCCCGTCTTGAGAGGCTGCAGACCTATGCGTCCATCGGCATCAACCTGGTGCTGTTTGGCGCATCTTTTTTGCCTGTTGTAGGCGAGGTCCTGTTGACGGTGACTGCTGTGCAACTGCTGTCGCAGGTGTATGAAGGTATTGCCAGCTGGTCGAGGGGCGAGATGGAGGAGGCCACGGATTACCTGTTCGATACCGTCGAGAACCTGATTTTGATGGCGGCATTTGCGGCAGGTACGGCCGCCGCCGCAAGTGCGTACAGAACCATCCGGGCGTCCCTGTTCATCGAGGGGTTGAGAAAGGTCACGTGCGCTGACTCGCGTAGCCGCTTGTGGAAGCCTGATCTGTCGCCTTATCAACAGAGCCGGAAGTTGCCGCGAGGGTCAGCACCTGATACCAGAGGGCTGCACTGGGCTGACGGGCAAGCTTATCTTCCAATCGACACCGCAGTTTATGCAGTGCGCCCCAAAACCGGAACGGATTTGTGGGAGGTACTGGCGCCGCAGGGTGCCGGGGAGACCTACAACCCCGTGCTTGAAACCAACGATGTGGGGGCCTGGCGCCACGACTCGGAGCTGCTACAGGAATGGGATCGGCTGAAACTGTTTCGTCGGTTCGGTTATTCCCGTGATGACGTGCCTGATAACACCGCTGCGCAGATTATTGCCGTCTGCGGGATCGAGGACGCTGTGCTGCGCCAGGCTCACATTTCCCGAAGCCATCCACCGGCATTGCTGGTCGATACGGTGCATCGGTTTCGGGCAGATGCGGCGGTCACGCGTTTTATCGAGCAAATGAAGGAACCCTCGTCAGCCTCCTTGGCGGACCCTGACCTGCAATTGCATCTGCTGACAACCTCTGAAAGGTGGCCTGGCAACGCCGCCATCAAGGTTGTCAATGCAGCAGGTGGACGCGTCAGTTTCCATGGCGCAGCCAACGCGCAGGCCGGGGAAACCCTCAGCCTCAATCAGGACGCGCTGGATAAAGGGCGGTTGCATACCTCGTTATTGTCAGCCTTGAGCAGCGGTCAGTGTGAGCACCTGTTGAACACGAAAACCACGGATGTGGCCGCTCAAGGCAAGGCCCTGACAACGATCATTGCCGAACAAGCCGAACGCAACAGGCCTGGGCTGTTTACGCGGATCTATCAACGCACCGAAGCCCCGAACAATGCCCGTGTAGCCGTATTGATGAAAAGGTTTGAGGGGTTGCCTGCGGCTGTCGCCGACGAGTTGGTCAGGCATGCCGAATCCGGGGAATGGGACGAACTCGATGATGACAAAGTCCCCCTGAGGCTCGCGGAGGAGGCCAGTCGCTTTTTGCAGCAGGTACGTGTCAGCCGGGCATACGAAGGGTTATATCTGAGTGCCGCGGGAGGTTCCTATACGGACCGTTTGGTACTCGACACCCTTGAGCAACTGCCAGGTTGGACCGGCAATGTCCGGGTTCAGATAGGGGAGTCGTCAGGTCACCACAACACATCGACCAGCATCGGAGTGGCGAACGCTGCGGAGAAAGTACAAGTCAACGTTCACGCTGATCGATACAGCGTGTTTGTCGACACCACAACACCCTCGACCACCTTCTCCCAGCGAACCCGCGATCATTATTTCCAGGCTCTTTGGCATGGTCTCTCGGCCAGGCGCAAGACCTTGCTGGGCGTACATGCAGACGATGCCGGGGCTGCGTTGCGAGCGAAAATCACGGAGCGTGCCCTGCAGCGACGACAGGCTGTAGCGCAACTCATGGATGACCAGCCATCGCGGCCGGGCTACACCTCGCCCATGAGGTTGGCAGACAGGCCATTGGCGATGCCTTCGACGGGGCACTCCAACAGCCTCGCGATCATCGCCAGCCATGACGTGCTGGTGCGTCGTGCGCTGGAGCTATATCCATTGCATTCTCCCAGGCAAATCCACGCCCTGCTTAACGTTATGGGGACGAACGTGATTTTGGCGCTGAAGAAGCTGGAGGCAATGAGGCAGGAGTTCCTGGCAATCAGGGAAAACTTGAGTCGCTGGGTGAACCGTCAGACTTGGCATCAGGCTCCCGATGGCCCAAGGCTGGAGGTGCCGAAACTCAGCAAGTCTAGCGCGGCTCAGGCGATCATTCGCAGCTGGCGCAAGGAACCCGAGGTCATCCAATCAGGCGAGCACCTTCTTGGCACACTCACGTTTTCCGCCCAGCCTTTGGGAGAGTTACCGGTCATTATTGGAGATTTCAGCCATATAGGCCGGCTGGTGATGGACCGCGTGGGAGCTAGCGCAGGGTTGAACCACTTTCTGAAAAATTTCGATAATCTTCGAACCCTGTCTCTGCGAGGCAACCATCTGACAAGGTTGCCGCAGGCATTGACCACCATGTCCCGATTGGTTGATCTGGACCTGAGCAACAACCTGATTCAGCTGACCCCGGCCTCGCAGGCTCAGCTGGCCGGGATGACCAGTCTGCAATCGATGAACCTGGCTTTCAATCCGAGCCTGACTCGGGCACCCGATGTCAGCCGGATGCAGCACTTGGAAAGGCTGAACCTGCAGGGCGCGGGGATAAATCAATGGCCTGCGGGCGCCTTGGATCTGCCGAGGTTGCGTGAGCTTGATTTGCGTGACAATCGAATCGATACACTTCCAGATGAGGTCCTCAAGGGCAATCCATTGCCTAACAAGGGAACCAATCTTCATGGCAACCCGTTATCGCCCGACACCCTCAAGGGGATCTCTTCGTATCAGCAAAGGACCGGCGTCAGTCTTGGAATCATCGCCTCAGAGTATCGTCGGCTGAACACGCATTCTGTTACTGACGCGACTCAGGTCGCACCGTGGCTGACCGGGCTCGACGTCGCCAAGGCTCAGACCCGGCGGGGGTTGTGGGCGTCTTTGCAGGCCTATCCGGATTCGAGGGGTTTTTTCAATGTGATCGCGCGTTTGTCCGACATCGCCGATTACAAACGACTGTATTCCGACTTCAGTCAGCGAATCTGGAACGTTCTGGAGGCCGCGGGCGAAGATGACCGCTTGCGACGTGCATTGTTTCGGCTGGCTCGTCTCGGGCGGGTCAGCGCCGATGGCTATTCGGCCTCATTCAGTGAGATGGAAGTGCTGGTGTTGTGCTACCGGGCCAATACCGCCGCCGCCACCGGAGCTGCGTCCCTGGAGCAGCAACTCATCGGGCTGCTCAGGGGCTTGTTCCGCCTGCAGGAGGTCGAGCGCTTTGCGCTGGCTGACATCAACACCCGTAGCGGATCCCAACAGAAAAGCTACGAGCATGCATTGGAAATCAGTCTGGCTTATCGCGTCGGGCTGTCAGAGCGCCTTGGCTTGCCGTCCCAGCCACGGACCATGACATCGCCCTGGAATGTCGAGGTCACGCCCGCGATGCTGGAGCGGGGTTGTCAGGCGGTCCTGACGACTGAGCGCAGCAGTGCATTGCTGGAGTGGATCATCGATCAAAGGTTTTGGGTGGAGTATCTGGAGTCGGCCCATCAAGACCAGTTCTTCGCTATCTCGGATCGGTCAGCGCAGGCGTTTGCCCAACTCGAGGGGCAGTTCGAACTTACCCGCGAAGTCGCCAGCGCGCGAATGAATGCTCTCATCGACAACTTCAAGAATGAGCGTCGGGATCTACTCAGGCAACTGACTGCCCCGGCATTGGCGCGCCATCGCGCACCTGAAGTTCCGAGTACCAGTTCGAGCTCGGGAGTATCCCGATGA